The Burkholderia lata genome contains a region encoding:
- a CDS encoding tyrosine-type recombinase/integrase: MIKDRQGNSRTLLDFSELNLSDRMTRALRVAFETECGHLAVETQRQVWRCCKKLSMFMQDEGLDRKMPLPSDMLLRYRIWLEKTTLCNATRQSVLNVGISIVTASSRIDPGIVSSGFRLDVRSFERGAPKPSPALSEQSMKQVLQACYEEISAIEQRLMAGRSLLDNDCKDDSDKARREVMRRFVALTSNGIPKKRDVIAMGKAFSRQVDALGGVRAIISQLHVTARDILPFYLAILAQTSGNPMAILDIGCDCIRDHPLRADIASVVWSKPRSQREQKADFPIAHRWSAPNLINRLKTLNDPLRPWSGERFSDRLFVAYCNGRAAVPCIQLFHIMLDEFIREHKLEHFDFKQLRKTGATIIFRETGDVRVVKERLNHRSTATTRRYIDEPLLREVHDQLIHRFQGELISMSMNSRLQASATDQRTSISKNPSETVFGFLCRDPLAGLATGSVRGQLCEHFQQCATCPGAIVPLDDPKIVARLLDSLDQLRNRRAEAEVEGWVRRFDLLYGATISILQDELIQKVSPVILDAASHMRNHWPLPRVD; the protein is encoded by the coding sequence GTGATCAAAGATCGCCAAGGAAACTCTCGCACGCTACTCGATTTCTCAGAGCTGAATCTTTCTGACCGGATGACTCGGGCGCTTCGAGTTGCGTTCGAAACTGAATGTGGTCATCTTGCGGTCGAAACGCAAAGACAAGTGTGGCGTTGCTGCAAGAAGCTGTCCATGTTTATGCAGGATGAAGGCTTGGACAGGAAGATGCCACTTCCTTCCGATATGCTCCTGCGTTACCGAATTTGGCTTGAAAAGACCACGCTATGTAATGCCACCAGACAAAGCGTTCTTAATGTCGGCATTTCGATCGTGACTGCCAGCTCAAGAATTGACCCAGGGATAGTGAGTTCGGGCTTTAGGCTTGATGTGAGATCTTTCGAGCGAGGTGCTCCGAAGCCATCACCGGCTCTATCTGAGCAGTCTATGAAGCAAGTACTGCAAGCGTGCTATGAGGAGATCTCGGCGATCGAGCAACGGCTCATGGCGGGGCGAAGTCTGCTGGACAACGATTGCAAGGATGACAGCGACAAGGCTCGTCGCGAGGTTATGCGTAGGTTTGTAGCGCTCACGAGCAACGGGATACCGAAGAAACGTGACGTTATTGCAATGGGTAAGGCGTTCTCGAGACAGGTCGATGCGCTGGGCGGGGTGCGAGCTATCATAAGTCAGCTACACGTAACAGCAAGAGATATATTGCCCTTTTATCTTGCTATTCTGGCACAGACCAGCGGAAACCCCATGGCCATTCTTGACATTGGCTGCGACTGCATCCGCGATCACCCTCTACGTGCCGACATTGCGTCAGTCGTTTGGTCAAAACCTCGATCTCAGCGCGAACAAAAAGCCGACTTTCCAATCGCGCATCGATGGTCTGCTCCAAATTTGATAAATCGACTGAAGACGCTCAACGATCCACTCCGTCCGTGGTCGGGAGAAAGATTCTCAGACAGATTATTTGTGGCGTACTGCAATGGACGAGCGGCGGTTCCGTGCATCCAACTTTTTCATATCATGCTCGACGAGTTCATTCGAGAGCACAAGCTCGAGCACTTCGACTTCAAGCAGTTGAGAAAGACGGGTGCCACCATAATTTTCCGTGAGACGGGCGATGTGCGTGTCGTTAAGGAGAGGCTAAATCATCGGTCTACCGCTACAACCAGGCGATATATAGACGAGCCACTACTCCGCGAGGTCCATGACCAGCTCATCCATCGCTTTCAGGGCGAACTGATTTCTATGTCGATGAACAGCAGGCTCCAAGCCAGCGCGACCGATCAGCGTACCAGCATTTCGAAGAACCCTTCGGAAACAGTTTTCGGTTTTCTATGCCGAGATCCACTTGCGGGACTTGCGACGGGATCCGTCCGCGGACAACTCTGCGAGCATTTCCAACAGTGTGCGACGTGTCCAGGCGCAATAGTGCCGCTTGACGACCCGAAGATCGTTGCCCGTCTCTTGGATTCGCTGGATCAACTTCGGAACAGGCGTGCCGAGGCGGAAGTTGAGGGATGGGTAAGGCGTTTTGATCTCTTGTATGGGGCGACGATATCGATTTTGCAGGACGAGCTAATTCAGAAGGTCAGCCCCGTCATCTTGGATGCAGCCTCACACATGCGGAATCACTGGCCTCTTCCTAGGGTGGACTAG
- a CDS encoding tyrosine-type recombinase/integrase encodes MKIHLVLCDPCEAVIRLTELVDAIGVGGIPSFQFKDLPALAIIVGEDGLPHWAATFYALDQALNSNSVTGDTVRTYGEAIVAWLQYLQSVQKCLEDATEQDVKLYRNKLIHGSSTDEYRRYSASTVNLRTMTAVRFHMWGQLSRQMPSPLGEWAVGRDRGRLFRRFAAYAPHRRQIVRAPESRLPRILGAEQLRALLSCTPQPYRLIFRWAVCTGLRRFELCGLRKSDLPLGAAKKSTIEQLNLVRKGGRTVTVYAPSRLIDETRWYVLSDRPKAAPTYESFIFLNARGRRIDRTALSAAFRRAADAAGIDATLHHLRHTYAVTALKYLQERAHNGDSINPLKTLQMLLGHTAIETTEIYLRALDANSAAVQEALDFLYGGTL; translated from the coding sequence ATGAAGATTCATTTGGTGCTGTGTGATCCGTGTGAAGCAGTAATCCGCTTGACAGAACTGGTCGATGCGATTGGTGTCGGCGGGATCCCATCGTTTCAGTTCAAAGACCTCCCAGCTCTGGCAATCATTGTTGGTGAAGATGGTTTGCCACACTGGGCAGCAACGTTTTACGCATTAGATCAGGCACTAAATAGCAACAGCGTCACAGGAGACACTGTCCGCACGTATGGAGAAGCTATTGTGGCGTGGTTGCAGTATTTGCAGAGCGTGCAGAAGTGCTTGGAGGACGCAACGGAGCAAGACGTCAAGCTTTACCGCAACAAGTTAATCCACGGTTCTTCGACAGACGAATACCGCCGCTACTCTGCCTCAACGGTGAATCTGCGGACTATGACAGCGGTCCGATTTCATATGTGGGGCCAGCTATCTCGACAGATGCCGAGCCCACTTGGCGAGTGGGCTGTCGGGCGAGATCGTGGTCGCCTGTTCCGTCGATTCGCAGCATACGCGCCGCATCGGAGGCAGATCGTTCGGGCCCCTGAAAGCAGGTTGCCTCGGATACTCGGAGCGGAGCAGTTGCGCGCGTTGCTTTCATGTACCCCTCAGCCCTATCGACTGATTTTCCGATGGGCTGTCTGCACTGGACTGCGTCGCTTCGAATTGTGCGGACTCAGGAAATCGGACTTGCCATTGGGCGCCGCGAAAAAGTCGACAATCGAGCAGCTTAATCTCGTCAGAAAAGGTGGTCGAACTGTAACAGTGTATGCGCCGTCACGGCTTATCGACGAGACGCGCTGGTACGTGCTATCTGATAGACCAAAAGCTGCACCGACCTATGAATCGTTTATTTTTCTGAATGCACGAGGCCGAAGAATCGACCGAACGGCACTTTCGGCAGCATTTCGGCGAGCGGCAGATGCGGCGGGAATCGATGCAACGTTACATCACCTGCGGCATACATATGCGGTCACGGCACTCAAGTACCTTCAGGAGCGAGCGCACAACGGAGACTCAATCAATCCTCTGAAAACTCTCCAGATGCTGCTGGGACACACGGCAATCGAAACCACAGAAATTTATCTTCGCGCGTTGGACGCCAACTCGGCAGCGGTTCAGGAAGCGCTGGACTTTTTGTACGGAGGAACATTGTGA
- a CDS encoding VPA1262 family protein, translated as MHLNDILSEKRLARLFDSGEAPCMVEMWILQIKSVDGVTTQMVYGRILPSDFVNNTWNTQREDSFKPVEELFEAQVKRVTTFVESNRVRDLLTLLVEGKSLGDASQSTGIKLSQAAVRFAGVTLSSALALRPVMHLPTRDYFLFRTKRLSQASNASMDSAAVTCLSKGEMFTLDGYARPELAKLVTDALKAGTGLDFSSVDAWRLGDIELGVFPALDDAERQLVKVQTSLKSDPPGVRVSIAKDLLPGVAGDIEIELQLLNDDCAFYVSRTKTSETGRWPREVWLDVPAHQVGMVDALTVLVETREHGSVTSFRRFHWGAHLVREVGVQMQMQGNITRVNFDWLKIALHRSHTERLEAAQTISRSNHTSLNVVGGRKADPWVTANRLVADVTSKLVPPASEAQFLERYSEGDNTGRLALAEWLKRLFAVHQDKHIVWFDPFMEDVGITLINKYGFTNGSYVIFTHALKPQTIDNWYEHILHRNAHGHIDDEPDTPVGTRVSRLVSACKAWNRQMKGVRLQVVGLPDETLHDRMIVIRDVKMEPVVGFHLSNSIQKANENFPLLITPIPFDVLRQVCDYTDRMLQRVAERASDVPHEGVDAMVLFDSNDEPNIRETGSHPDLFSMQRAGDVLSWWTGYDSLAHLTGNTLQNLLQGLSLLDESERFHTEAFDHVPEKFWSHGQDVSDFNSWWDAMATLLAHSPAGVYVTELSTNPPAPNDALSNLLVEFLRVDRADAIQPLHSGPIADTMKEMQSSHEELLRTHRYRHHAYHERFTRLSWGDQYALKVLWYFAPQALVRWMEQQAEGPNDDNRRRQLLLFQAISHISLGTGFGCSNAQLDALLSSSNHYVQWLGFVALETLLQDDHKLLPRIQDVGHLSQVQKACVLGWLLARSGRGTTPLRIAIIAELHQMLPQEIDKGALDALLDSMRNPLGRIYEAKPWILADVIAPLVEAERLSPDDVAQAWVDELFAYWKQSESRGTLLFDVQSEGVFTEQIAALLLCCSASKQKELLKRFSTEADSIHRTVTQILAHQVNYSRTRDEYHKAMWIGSLVRLMFANASGPIPRAQMEEMGKIYKKTAGIVDRTDWSESSTVEGPLLRYWKVVTNLLEFKK; from the coding sequence ATGCATTTGAACGATATTCTTTCGGAAAAACGACTCGCACGTCTCTTCGACTCCGGAGAAGCGCCATGTATGGTCGAGATGTGGATCCTCCAGATAAAGTCTGTGGATGGTGTTACCACCCAGATGGTGTACGGGCGTATCTTGCCGTCCGACTTCGTGAACAATACGTGGAACACTCAGCGCGAGGATTCGTTCAAGCCTGTCGAGGAATTGTTCGAAGCACAGGTCAAACGCGTTACTACCTTTGTCGAATCGAATCGGGTACGTGACCTTCTGACACTTCTAGTCGAAGGTAAGTCCCTTGGCGACGCAAGCCAGAGCACCGGCATCAAACTCTCACAAGCAGCAGTCCGATTTGCCGGTGTCACGCTGAGCAGCGCGCTCGCGCTACGACCGGTAATGCACCTGCCGACCCGCGACTACTTCCTGTTCAGGACCAAGAGATTAAGTCAGGCGAGCAATGCAAGCATGGACAGCGCTGCCGTTACGTGTCTGTCAAAAGGTGAGATGTTTACCCTGGATGGCTATGCGCGACCTGAACTGGCCAAACTGGTAACCGACGCTCTGAAGGCTGGTACTGGACTTGACTTCTCAAGCGTGGACGCGTGGAGACTTGGCGACATCGAACTTGGAGTATTCCCCGCGCTGGATGACGCCGAACGGCAACTTGTGAAAGTTCAGACATCGCTAAAGTCTGATCCCCCGGGTGTACGGGTATCCATTGCAAAGGACCTGCTGCCAGGTGTTGCAGGTGATATTGAAATAGAGTTGCAGCTTCTCAACGACGACTGTGCATTTTACGTTAGCCGTACGAAAACGTCAGAGACCGGGCGGTGGCCACGGGAGGTTTGGCTCGATGTTCCTGCGCATCAAGTCGGCATGGTGGATGCACTCACCGTGCTGGTTGAGACGCGGGAACATGGCTCTGTCACGTCGTTTCGACGCTTTCATTGGGGCGCGCATCTGGTTCGGGAAGTAGGAGTGCAGATGCAAATGCAAGGCAATATCACTCGTGTCAATTTCGATTGGCTAAAAATAGCTTTGCATCGTTCACATACCGAGCGTCTCGAGGCAGCACAGACAATCTCTCGAAGCAATCACACATCACTCAACGTCGTAGGTGGCCGCAAGGCTGATCCATGGGTAACAGCCAATCGACTGGTAGCCGACGTAACATCGAAGCTCGTACCTCCCGCTTCAGAAGCACAATTTCTCGAACGGTATTCGGAGGGCGATAACACGGGACGGCTTGCGCTTGCAGAGTGGCTCAAGCGTCTCTTCGCGGTGCATCAAGACAAACATATCGTCTGGTTTGATCCGTTCATGGAGGATGTCGGGATCACGCTCATCAACAAGTATGGCTTCACGAACGGAAGCTACGTCATATTTACGCATGCTCTGAAACCGCAGACCATTGATAACTGGTACGAGCACATCCTGCACAGGAACGCGCACGGCCACATTGACGATGAGCCAGATACTCCGGTTGGCACCCGCGTCTCCCGACTGGTCTCCGCCTGTAAAGCCTGGAACCGTCAAATGAAGGGCGTTCGACTGCAGGTTGTAGGTCTTCCCGACGAAACGCTCCACGACCGGATGATAGTTATCAGAGATGTAAAAATGGAACCGGTGGTGGGATTCCATCTGTCGAACTCGATTCAGAAGGCGAACGAGAATTTCCCATTGCTCATCACGCCGATTCCCTTCGATGTGCTACGGCAAGTTTGCGACTACACCGACAGGATGTTGCAGCGTGTAGCCGAGCGCGCGTCCGACGTACCACACGAAGGCGTCGATGCAATGGTACTGTTCGATTCGAACGATGAGCCAAATATACGCGAGACAGGCTCGCATCCAGACCTTTTTTCCATGCAACGCGCTGGAGACGTACTTTCCTGGTGGACCGGGTACGACTCGCTGGCTCATTTGACTGGGAATACGCTACAAAATTTACTTCAAGGTCTTTCTTTGCTCGATGAAAGCGAGAGATTTCATACGGAGGCGTTTGATCATGTGCCGGAGAAATTCTGGTCGCACGGGCAGGATGTATCCGATTTCAATTCATGGTGGGACGCAATGGCAACCTTGCTGGCCCACTCACCAGCGGGGGTTTATGTTACGGAGTTGAGCACCAATCCGCCCGCGCCCAATGACGCACTAAGTAATTTGCTCGTGGAGTTCCTGCGCGTGGATCGTGCAGACGCAATTCAACCACTGCACAGCGGCCCGATTGCAGACACAATGAAGGAGATGCAAAGTTCGCACGAAGAGCTTCTGCGGACACATCGTTATCGCCATCATGCGTATCACGAGCGTTTCACCAGGCTTTCATGGGGCGACCAATACGCTTTGAAAGTGCTGTGGTACTTCGCACCCCAGGCGCTAGTGCGATGGATGGAGCAGCAGGCTGAGGGGCCTAACGACGATAATCGTCGACGCCAGTTATTGCTGTTCCAGGCGATATCGCACATCTCCCTCGGGACGGGGTTCGGTTGTTCGAATGCCCAGCTCGACGCGCTCCTGTCGAGCAGCAATCACTATGTCCAATGGCTGGGTTTCGTAGCACTGGAAACCCTTCTTCAGGACGACCACAAGTTACTCCCTCGGATCCAGGACGTCGGACATCTTTCTCAGGTTCAGAAGGCCTGCGTTCTGGGATGGCTTCTTGCACGAAGCGGCCGCGGCACAACGCCATTGCGGATTGCAATAATTGCCGAGTTGCATCAGATGCTTCCGCAGGAGATTGACAAGGGTGCACTGGATGCTCTTCTCGATTCGATGCGGAACCCTCTCGGCAGGATCTACGAAGCTAAACCATGGATTCTGGCCGACGTAATCGCTCCCTTGGTTGAAGCCGAAAGACTTTCTCCCGACGATGTTGCACAGGCATGGGTGGATGAGCTTTTTGCGTACTGGAAACAGTCCGAATCGCGTGGCACCCTGCTATTCGACGTTCAAAGCGAAGGTGTGTTTACTGAGCAAATTGCAGCGCTTCTGCTGTGCTGCTCGGCCTCCAAACAGAAGGAACTTCTGAAACGATTCTCAACCGAAGCGGACTCCATCCATCGGACGGTCACGCAAATTCTCGCGCACCAAGTGAATTACTCACGCACCCGCGACGAATATCACAAGGCAATGTGGATCGGAAGCCTAGTTCGTCTTATGTTCGCGAACGCAAGTGGCCCGATACCACGCGCTCAGATGGAAGAGATGGGGAAGATATATAAAAAAACAGCTGGCATTGTCGATCGGACAGATTGGTCCGAATCTAGTACAGTCGAGGGACCTTTGCTTCGGTATTGGAAAGTCGTTACGAATCTACTCGAATTTAAAAAATAG
- a CDS encoding DUF4145 domain-containing protein produces MSEKQIIVIDCPQCEVRVKSEVTSWVGDAEDRAYILVACPSCQQALFGATVLFRDQFGNWAWDTAERLWPVPALADLGPSVPAAARRDVSAAQKCFSHGIYPAAAVMCGRALERLIKEKTGKPQMLAKGLADLKSRGVIDQRLHEWADALRVERNIGAHASDVETTKEDAQDIIDFTVAIFDYVYTLAEKYEKYRRRKAGGDGQGAMANE; encoded by the coding sequence ATGAGCGAAAAACAGATAATCGTTATCGACTGCCCGCAGTGCGAGGTTCGCGTGAAGTCTGAGGTGACTTCTTGGGTTGGTGACGCCGAGGATCGGGCGTACATCCTCGTCGCGTGTCCTTCTTGCCAACAGGCGCTCTTCGGCGCCACGGTGCTGTTCAGAGATCAATTCGGAAATTGGGCATGGGATACGGCGGAACGGTTGTGGCCGGTCCCTGCGCTGGCGGACCTGGGGCCGTCGGTCCCAGCAGCCGCTAGGCGTGACGTTAGCGCCGCCCAAAAATGCTTTAGTCATGGAATTTATCCCGCTGCTGCAGTTATGTGTGGGCGCGCACTTGAGCGGCTCATCAAAGAAAAGACCGGAAAACCGCAAATGCTCGCAAAAGGGCTAGCCGACCTGAAGTCGAGGGGTGTTATTGACCAGCGTCTTCACGAGTGGGCCGATGCGTTGCGCGTCGAGCGCAATATCGGAGCGCACGCCTCTGATGTCGAAACCACGAAGGAAGACGCTCAAGATATCATCGACTTTACGGTGGCGATTTTCGACTATGTTTACACGCTAGCTGAAAAGTACGAAAAGTATCGACGCCGGAAAGCGGGGGGCGACGGTCAGGGGGCAATGGCCAATGAGTGA
- a CDS encoding site-specific integrase translates to MFNDMWLVRDRCRTGLRFNPMMHESFIKWRNAGAPLSRWAPLQEKFSVPLIEDAINWADQIGPMLIPILEQIWKVHHETAFKSRTALRRDTDRFLAALAETPEFRELLSATRLQGRPTYEVVREALRLTLGSIVVQVLFLCGLRVSELVTLRRGCLTEHTHSGGYKYIYIEGTVAKSNGRGHKWIAPSPVCRSLQLAEKIFAFLGEQRNALLLSPGGNGSLPRRAQSFRRMSEAHAAILLRNFARSSWREHPLPTGARLHPHQGRKTFARFAVTRDKRALEALAQHYGHVHSGITDKFYVGVDIELDELLDRANQEDLALHLMDLIAADIVGGKAGASLMSLKSKYYENHSFRGKRSLASLVEKMIGEGIKLAPCHWGYCVYVEQLSACHGDESGPNEIERSPDVCARCSNFAVTEAHRPWWEARFRADEVFLQKKSLPDQTRHFVEQRLARSTMLLRQINANSFGVVDDGEQHE, encoded by the coding sequence ATGTTTAACGATATGTGGTTGGTTCGCGATCGCTGTCGGACCGGTCTGCGTTTCAATCCGATGATGCACGAGTCCTTCATAAAATGGCGAAATGCGGGGGCTCCCTTATCGAGATGGGCACCACTCCAGGAAAAATTCTCGGTTCCACTAATTGAGGATGCCATAAACTGGGCCGACCAGATTGGTCCCATGCTTATTCCGATACTGGAGCAAATTTGGAAGGTACATCACGAGACCGCGTTCAAGTCGAGAACAGCTCTTCGAAGAGATACGGATCGTTTTCTCGCGGCGCTCGCCGAGACCCCCGAATTTCGTGAACTCTTAAGTGCGACAAGACTGCAGGGACGCCCCACCTATGAGGTGGTTCGTGAGGCACTGCGTTTGACGCTTGGCTCGATTGTTGTTCAGGTGTTATTCCTGTGCGGGCTCCGCGTAAGCGAGCTTGTTACCCTTAGACGTGGGTGTCTGACTGAACATACGCATTCTGGTGGGTATAAATATATATATATTGAAGGAACGGTTGCGAAATCAAATGGAAGAGGCCATAAATGGATAGCGCCGTCGCCGGTTTGCAGATCTTTGCAATTGGCAGAGAAAATATTCGCATTTCTTGGCGAGCAAAGAAATGCGTTGCTTTTATCGCCGGGCGGTAACGGATCCTTGCCGCGTCGAGCACAGTCGTTCCGTCGTATGAGCGAAGCCCATGCGGCGATTCTTTTACGCAATTTTGCTCGATCCTCATGGCGTGAGCATCCTCTTCCTACAGGGGCGCGACTACATCCCCATCAGGGAAGAAAGACATTCGCACGGTTTGCGGTTACCCGCGACAAGCGAGCGTTGGAGGCGCTGGCGCAACACTATGGACATGTCCATAGCGGAATTACCGACAAGTTTTACGTTGGGGTAGACATTGAACTTGATGAACTCCTTGATCGTGCAAATCAAGAGGATCTTGCGCTACATTTGATGGACCTGATTGCAGCCGATATAGTGGGTGGTAAGGCGGGGGCGTCACTTATGTCCTTGAAATCTAAGTATTATGAGAATCATTCATTTCGCGGTAAGCGGTCACTAGCCTCGTTGGTCGAAAAGATGATTGGCGAAGGTATAAAATTGGCTCCATGTCATTGGGGATACTGTGTGTACGTCGAGCAACTCTCTGCGTGCCACGGGGATGAGTCGGGGCCAAATGAGATTGAGCGCTCGCCAGATGTCTGTGCGCGATGCAGCAACTTCGCGGTAACTGAGGCTCATAGGCCATGGTGGGAAGCGCGATTTCGCGCGGACGAAGTATTTCTCCAAAAAAAATCTCTCCCGGATCAGACGAGACATTTCGTGGAGCAGAGATTGGCGCGCTCTACCATGTTGCTTCGTCAGATTAACGCAAACAGTTTTGGAGTTGTCGATGATGGAGAGCAGCATGAGTAA